In Haloarchaeobius salinus, the sequence CGAACGCACCGTGTTCGAGGACCCGGAGACGATCCGCCGGCTCCTCGAACTGCCGGAGAACACGACCCCGACGTACGCGGAACGGGTCTCGGTGACGGCGGGGCCGTCGGGCTCCCCGTCGGTCAACTTCACGTCGAACTCGACCGTCTCCTTGGTTCGGTTCGGCCCCGACACCGACGCGAGGGGCAACCTCACCGTGACGGCGTTCGCCACGAACGCCTCGCTCCCCGACGGCGTCCCCGGACGGGTGCTCGTGCCGCTCCGGCTCACCGGCTCGCAGGCGGTCGAGAACACGTCCGCGACTGTCCGGATGCGGGTCCCACGGGCCGAGCTCCGGGCGGCCGGCGCGAACGCATCCGCAGTCCGGGTCGCGCACTACGCCGGGGGCACGTGGGAGTTGCTGAACGCGACCGTCGTCGACGAGACCGACGATTCGGTGACCGTCGAGTTCACGACGACCGGCTTCTCGCCGTTCGCGGTGACCGCGGTCGGGACCCCCGAGGCGACGTTCTCGGCGCTCCCGGCCGCGGTGACGGCCGGCGACGAACTCGCGCTCGATGCGAGCGAGTCGTCGACGCCGTACGGCGACCTCACGGGCTACGAGTGGTCGGTCGCCGGACGGGAACTGTCCGGCGAGACCACGACGGTCACGCTCGACGAACCGGGCGAGTACACGGTCGCGCTGACGGTGACGAACGACGCCGGTCGCACGGCCACCGTGAGGGAGACGGTGACCGTCGAGGAGTCAGATCCCCCGACGGCGACGGCGACGGCGATGCCGACGACCGCGGCTGACACGCCGACCGAGGCCACTGGCGGGCCAACCTCCCCGACGAGTCCGCCGGCGGACGGTGGGACGCCGGCCGAGACGTCCGCTATTGTGCCCGAAACCACACCGAACGGGTCGGGCGGGCTCGGCCTCGGCCCCGCCGTCGCCATCGTGGCGATGCTGGCGCTCTCGGTCCTCGCAGCACGGCGTCGCTGACCGGGCCCGGATGACCGGTACAGCCGGGGTTCATACGCCGGCAGCGCCGGGGCCGAGCGTCACCAGCGCAGCGCCGATGACGACCAGCACGGCCCCCAGTACGACCCCCCGCGTCACGCGTTCCAGATCTCTGAGGAGGAAGTACGCGAAGACGGTCGTGAACAGTGGTGCGGTCGACGCGAGCGACTCGACGATGGCGACGCGGCCGGCCGGCAGCGCGAGCGCGCCGAACAGCGAGAGCAGGGCGACCGCGGTGAGACAGCCGCTGACGGCGAAGTAGCCGTAGGAGCTGCGGTCGGCCGAGCGGAAGCCCTCCGTTCCCCGGACCGAGGCGTAGGCGAGGAAGACGAGGAGCGCGCCGGCCTCGTTGAGCGCGACGGCCTGGAGCACGGTCGCGCCGCCGTCCTCCAGCCCGAACCGTCTGAGGACGTTGCCGAACGCGAACAGCGCGCCCGAGCCGAGGGGGTAGACGAGGTCGCGGGGCTCCCAGCCGGCGAGGTCGCCGCCCTTCGCGAGGCTGAGGACGACGAGGCCGACGACGAGCACGACGATGCCGACCGCGGTGCTGGCCGTGACGGGTTCCCCGAGCAGACCGAGGGCGAACGCGGCCCCGAACAGGGGGCGGGCGCTCACCACCGCGCTGTTGATGCTCGCGCCGACGCGGTCGACGCCGACGAAGATGGCGAGCCGGCCGAGTGCGGTCCCGGTCGCGCCGGCGAAGAGGAACAGCCCTGCGATGGCGGGGTCGAGCCCCGCGAGCAGTGCGGGGCCGCGGAGTGCGAGCAGCGCGAGGACGAACAGCGAGAGGTCGACGACGACCACGGTGAGCGCCGCCTGCAGCGCGGTGCCGTCGGCGGACATCCCGCGCTTGTCCAGGACGGGGGTGAACCCCCAGATGACGGCCGGGAGGAGCGCCAGGAGGTACACCGTGACGTCGGCGT encodes:
- a CDS encoding DMT family transporter, which produces MVVDADVTVYLLALLPAVIWGFTPVLDKRGMSADGTALQAALTVVVVDLSLFVLALLALRGPALLAGLDPAIAGLFLFAGATGTALGRLAIFVGVDRVGASINSAVVSARPLFGAAFALGLLGEPVTASTAVGIVVLVVGLVVLSLAKGGDLAGWEPRDLVYPLGSGALFAFGNVLRRFGLEDGGATVLQAVALNEAGALLVFLAYASVRGTEGFRSADRSSYGYFAVSGCLTAVALLSLFGALALPAGRVAIVESLASTAPLFTTVFAYFLLRDLERVTRGVVLGAVLVVIGAALVTLGPGAAGV